One window of the bacterium genome contains the following:
- a CDS encoding PEGA domain-containing protein, with protein MRAIFWMIAAVVLALAAYIAYEAWWPEGEGRLVVVSEPSGAQIWLDLEATDYVTGGPPIPLAPGRHSVKVKLDTLESIPIAHVVDIRADATDTVRFVLHAVEIKRPPKRVVPPPEPAAEQLAEAAPEKPKREIPEIPTADELRRRAQQKDTVAAVPRKIVEATPRTDTLPPSPVERKPTSGLVEVSSSLLEARIIVDDKLRREVTPAELELPHGIHTIRVEMPGYEPRPTQADVKITADATKQFVFFDLVEKDTVKKEIRIKTTPVAGIILVDSVRVGTGEAVVPHNFGMVVVSFGPVEGYVTPEPVRLALTPTNPTPEVNAIYIREFRAMVQVNGPNVVATDGDISWTTGVYFEKDGAQPTSALGAKIREIPGSQKFGWELAMGDPNRNPTGGDYIEFQFTLPPDVPPDSPLKLRLCIYRSPRRYPFALSSQSEIVVSVNDRLFLNGFRPTHATEVADIERFEEWSLKGMLVEGKNRVRIHAGEGNTVYSYLWKLEVR; from the coding sequence ATGCGCGCTATCTTCTGGATGATCGCGGCGGTCGTTCTGGCCCTGGCCGCCTATATTGCTTACGAGGCCTGGTGGCCCGAGGGCGAGGGGCGGCTGGTGGTCGTCTCCGAACCCTCCGGAGCCCAAATCTGGCTCGACCTCGAAGCTACCGACTACGTGACCGGCGGCCCTCCGATCCCGCTGGCTCCCGGCCGCCACTCCGTCAAGGTCAAGCTGGATACGCTGGAATCCATTCCCATTGCCCACGTGGTGGACATTCGCGCCGACGCAACCGATACCGTCCGCTTCGTTCTGCACGCCGTCGAGATCAAACGGCCACCCAAGCGTGTCGTCCCGCCGCCCGAGCCCGCCGCCGAGCAATTGGCCGAAGCGGCTCCCGAAAAGCCCAAACGGGAAATTCCCGAGATTCCCACCGCCGACGAACTCCGCCGCCGCGCTCAGCAGAAGGACACTGTGGCCGCCGTCCCCAGGAAAATCGTGGAAGCGACGCCCCGTACCGATACGCTTCCCCCGTCTCCGGTTGAGCGCAAGCCGACCAGCGGCCTTGTGGAAGTCTCCAGCTCGCTTCTGGAAGCCCGCATCATCGTGGATGACAAGCTCCGCCGGGAGGTCACCCCCGCCGAACTCGAACTTCCCCACGGGATCCACACCATCCGCGTCGAGATGCCGGGCTACGAACCCCGTCCCACGCAGGCCGACGTCAAAATCACCGCCGACGCGACCAAACAATTCGTCTTCTTCGATCTTGTCGAGAAAGACACCGTCAAAAAGGAAATCCGCATTAAAACGACTCCTGTCGCCGGGATCATTCTCGTGGACAGCGTGCGAGTCGGCACGGGCGAGGCGGTGGTTCCCCACAATTTCGGCATGGTCGTCGTCTCCTTCGGCCCGGTGGAAGGCTACGTCACTCCCGAGCCGGTCCGCCTCGCGCTCACACCCACCAATCCGACTCCCGAAGTGAACGCCATTTACATCCGTGAATTTCGCGCGATGGTGCAGGTCAATGGGCCTAACGTCGTGGCGACCGACGGAGATATTTCGTGGACGACCGGAGTGTATTTCGAGAAGGACGGAGCTCAGCCCACTTCCGCGCTGGGAGCCAAGATTCGCGAAATCCCCGGCTCCCAGAAATTCGGCTGGGAGCTGGCGATGGGCGATCCCAACCGCAATCCCACCGGCGGCGACTACATCGAGTTCCAGTTCACATTGCCGCCCGACGTGCCGCCCGATTCGCCCCTCAAACTTCGTCTCTGCATCTATCGCTCGCCCCGCCGCTATCCGTTCGCGTTGTCGTCCCAAAGCGAGATCGTGGTCTCGGTCAACGACCGGTTGTTTCTCAACGGGTTCCGCCCCACCCACGCCACCGAAGTCGCCGATATCGAGAGGTTCGAGGAATGGTCGCTCAAGGGAATGCTGGTCGAAGGTAAAAATCGCGTGCGAATCCACGCCGGCGAAGGCAATACCGTATATAGCTATCTCTGGAAATTGGAGGTTCGGTGA
- a CDS encoding class I SAM-dependent methyltransferase → MATTTHEKSEWFEGWFDEDYLALYAHRDRAEAERFASALWSAINLKPGSWVADMPCGAGRHVTAFAELGAKVVGMDLSSVMLKQAAEVEGSRWLVRGDLRRIPLRGGFDLVANVFTSIGYFESESDNRTVFRELARLLGPGGVLVVDVINPSYLRASFLSETLRELPTATVWERRELDRERRRIVKEIEIRRGGRTRTIRESVRLYEREELSEIAGELGLAVMEFWGDYDGSRFHDRSPRLILLAKKER, encoded by the coding sequence GTGGCAACGACGACCCACGAAAAAAGCGAGTGGTTTGAAGGGTGGTTTGACGAAGACTACCTCGCGCTGTACGCACATCGGGATCGTGCGGAGGCCGAGCGGTTTGCCAGTGCGCTGTGGTCGGCGATTAACTTGAAGCCGGGTTCATGGGTTGCCGACATGCCATGTGGAGCGGGACGGCATGTCACGGCATTCGCCGAGCTTGGGGCGAAGGTGGTAGGGATGGATTTATCTTCGGTGATGCTGAAGCAGGCTGCCGAGGTGGAGGGCTCGCGATGGCTCGTGCGGGGAGATCTGCGCCGCATTCCGCTGAGGGGAGGATTCGACCTCGTGGCCAATGTCTTTACCAGCATCGGCTATTTCGAGAGCGAGTCCGACAACCGGACAGTATTCCGCGAACTGGCTCGCCTGCTCGGGCCGGGCGGAGTGCTGGTGGTGGACGTGATTAATCCAAGCTATCTGCGGGCGAGTTTTCTGTCGGAAACGCTGCGGGAACTTCCCACGGCTACGGTTTGGGAGCGGCGGGAACTGGATCGGGAGCGGCGGAGAATCGTCAAGGAGATTGAGATCCGGCGCGGCGGTCGAACGCGGACGATCCGCGAGTCGGTGCGGTTGTATGAGCGCGAGGAACTCTCCGAGATTGCAGGCGAGCTTGGACTTGCGGTGATGGAATTCTGGGGCGACTACGACGGCAGTCGGTTTCACGACAGGTCGCCACGGCTGATCTTGTTGGCGAAGAAGGAGAGGTAG
- a CDS encoding CoA-binding protein, with amino-acid sequence MKQVPSTAAARIEDFLAQRRIAVVGVSRDEKGFARVMFRDFLSYGYDVVPVNPNAVTVEDRPCYPNVAAISPPVDGVFVLTAPSIAGQIVTECLSTGVPRVWVHFASGSKKLDPELIERCEKGGVSLIRGFCPYMFIRQTNWFHRLHGWFARRSPAYRAGK; translated from the coding sequence GTGAAGCAAGTTCCCTCTACCGCAGCCGCCCGCATCGAAGACTTCCTCGCCCAGCGTCGCATCGCTGTGGTGGGAGTGTCGCGCGATGAAAAGGGCTTCGCGCGGGTGATGTTCCGTGATTTTCTGTCCTACGGCTACGACGTGGTTCCCGTCAATCCGAATGCGGTGACCGTCGAAGATCGCCCGTGCTATCCCAATGTCGCGGCCATCTCGCCTCCGGTGGACGGTGTGTTCGTTCTGACCGCTCCATCCATCGCCGGTCAGATCGTCACCGAGTGCCTGAGCACCGGCGTTCCCCGCGTGTGGGTTCACTTCGCCTCGGGCAGCAAGAAGCTCGATCCTGAACTGATCGAGCGCTGCGAAAAAGGCGGCGTCTCGCTCATTCGCGGCTTCTGTCCCTACATGTTCATTCGTCAGACCAACTGGTTCCACCGCCTGCACGGCTGGTTCGCCAGAA